From a region of the Nocardia sp. XZ_19_385 genome:
- a CDS encoding TetR/AcrR family transcriptional regulator produces the protein MSDPSSAVATPSSDQRLAKGARSRASIARHAADVASVEGLNGVTIGRLATDLGISKSGIATLFGSKESLQLAAVKAGREVFVAQIITPSLSEPRGLPRVRALVDRWFAHVTEPVFPGGCFRTAALTEFDSKPGPVRDALAADHDAWLTFLTKEIRKAQDQGALTGLDPDALAFELDAVISAANTARQLGEDTKVAMAQSIVARLLAS, from the coding sequence ATGAGCGATCCGAGCAGCGCCGTAGCGACCCCGAGCTCCGATCAGCGGCTGGCCAAGGGCGCGCGGTCCCGGGCTTCGATCGCCCGGCACGCCGCCGATGTCGCGTCGGTCGAGGGCCTCAACGGCGTCACCATCGGCCGCCTCGCCACCGACCTCGGCATCAGCAAGAGCGGCATCGCCACCCTTTTCGGCAGCAAGGAATCCCTGCAACTGGCCGCGGTGAAAGCGGGCCGCGAAGTGTTCGTCGCGCAGATCATCACCCCGAGCCTGAGCGAACCACGCGGTCTACCCCGCGTCCGAGCCCTGGTCGACCGCTGGTTCGCCCACGTCACCGAGCCGGTCTTTCCCGGCGGCTGTTTCCGCACCGCCGCCCTCACCGAATTCGACAGCAAGCCCGGCCCGGTCCGCGACGCCCTCGCCGCCGACCACGACGCCTGGCTCACCTTCCTGACCAAAGAAATCCGCAAAGCCCAAGACCAAGGCGCCCTCACCGGCCTGGACCCCGACGCCCTCGCCTTCGAACTCGACGCCGTCATCAGCGCCGCCAACACCGCTCGCCAACTCGGCGAGGACACCAAGGTCGCGATGGCTCAGAGCATCGTCGCCCGCCTGCTCGCGAGTTAG
- a CDS encoding sirohydrochlorin chelatase: MFGTPPALIAVAHGSRDPRSAATMAAVVAEIAAARPDLDVRLAFLDLSAPSVEQVVDAVAAQGHTHAVVAPLLLGSAFHARVDLPELLNAARARHPQLQLTQADVLGPDPRLIGALRDRVLDAAPNALPRNLGRRLGVAVAAVGSSSAAANARTADVARRLALLTGWHTEVCFATTEPTVTEAISRLRTRGADQVLVAPWFLAPGLLTDRLVATAPELVHANVIGPHRALTDIVWDRYDAARTTTLALSA, from the coding sequence ATGTTCGGTACCCCGCCCGCGCTGATCGCGGTTGCCCACGGCAGCCGCGATCCGCGCTCGGCGGCCACCATGGCAGCGGTGGTCGCCGAGATCGCCGCTGCCCGGCCGGATCTCGACGTCCGCCTGGCTTTCCTCGACCTGAGTGCCCCCTCGGTAGAGCAGGTCGTGGACGCCGTTGCGGCACAGGGGCATACGCACGCCGTGGTCGCGCCGCTGTTGCTGGGCAGCGCCTTCCACGCCCGGGTGGACCTACCCGAGTTGCTGAACGCGGCGCGTGCGCGTCACCCGCAGTTGCAGCTCACCCAGGCTGACGTCCTCGGCCCGGATCCTCGGCTGATCGGTGCCCTCCGCGACCGCGTCCTGGACGCCGCGCCGAACGCCCTGCCCCGCAACCTCGGTCGCCGACTCGGCGTCGCAGTAGCCGCCGTCGGCTCGTCCTCCGCCGCCGCCAACGCCCGCACCGCCGACGTCGCGCGCCGCCTCGCCCTGCTGACCGGCTGGCACACCGAAGTCTGCTTCGCCACCACCGAACCCACAGTGACCGAGGCAATTTCCCGCCTCCGCACTCGCGGCGCCGACCAGGTCCTGGTGGCCCCCTGGTTCCTCGCCCCGGGCCTGCTCACCGACCGCCTGGTCGCCACCGCCCCAGAACTTGTGCACGCCAACGTGATCGGCCCCCATCGCGCCCTCACCGACATCGTCTGGGACCGCTACGACGCCGCCCGCACCACCACCCTCGCCCTCTCGGCCTGA
- a CDS encoding sulfate adenylyltransferase subunit 1 — translation MADLLRLATAGSVDDGKSTLVGRLLYDTKSVLADQIDAVTRASVDKGLATPDLSLLVDGLRAEREQGITIDVAYRYFATPQRSFVLADTPGHVQYTRNTVSGASTAQLVILLVDARKGVIEQTRRHAAVLALLGVPKLVLAVNKIDLVDDPETVFAEISAEFNTLTKTLGWAPEDVQEIPVSALHGDNIASRSDNTPYYTGPSLIEHLESVPVDADNTALGLRFPVQYVIRPRTAEYPDYRGYAGQIAAGSVSPGDEIVVLPSGIRTTVERIDTPDGELAVAQTGRSVTLILADEVDISRGDIIASVADAPEPLDTFDATVCWLGDKPLRPGARLLLKHGTRTSQAIVGALVERFDEQNLAAVPNPESLELNDIGRISVRVAEPIAADDYRANRRTGSFLLIDPAGGNTLAAGLVGDVLTAVEVGAPA, via the coding sequence ATGGCCGACCTATTGAGACTGGCCACCGCCGGTTCTGTCGACGACGGCAAGTCCACGCTGGTCGGACGGTTGCTCTACGACACGAAATCCGTACTGGCGGATCAGATCGACGCGGTCACCCGCGCCTCGGTCGACAAAGGTCTTGCCACGCCGGACCTTTCGCTGCTCGTCGACGGCTTGCGGGCGGAGCGGGAACAGGGCATCACCATCGATGTCGCCTACCGGTACTTCGCTACGCCGCAGCGGTCTTTCGTGCTCGCCGATACGCCGGGGCACGTGCAGTACACGCGCAACACGGTGTCCGGCGCGTCCACCGCGCAGCTGGTGATCCTGCTCGTGGACGCTCGCAAGGGTGTCATCGAGCAGACCCGCCGCCATGCCGCGGTGCTGGCGCTGCTGGGTGTGCCGAAGCTGGTGCTGGCGGTCAACAAGATCGACCTGGTCGATGATCCGGAGACCGTGTTCGCCGAGATCTCCGCCGAATTCAACACGCTGACCAAGACACTGGGCTGGGCGCCGGAGGATGTGCAGGAGATCCCGGTGTCGGCGCTGCACGGCGACAACATCGCCTCGCGCTCGGACAACACGCCCTACTACACCGGTCCGTCGCTGATCGAGCACCTGGAATCGGTGCCGGTCGACGCCGACAACACCGCGCTCGGGCTGCGGTTCCCGGTGCAGTACGTGATCCGGCCGCGCACCGCCGAGTACCCCGACTACCGCGGTTACGCGGGTCAGATCGCGGCCGGTTCGGTGTCACCCGGTGACGAGATCGTGGTGCTGCCCAGCGGGATTCGCACCACCGTCGAGCGTATCGACACCCCCGACGGTGAGCTGGCGGTCGCGCAGACCGGACGCAGCGTCACCCTGATCCTGGCCGATGAGGTCGACATCTCGCGTGGCGACATCATCGCCTCGGTCGCCGACGCGCCGGAGCCGCTCGACACCTTCGACGCCACCGTCTGCTGGCTCGGCGACAAGCCGCTGCGCCCCGGCGCCCGGCTGCTGCTCAAGCACGGCACCCGCACCTCCCAGGCCATCGTCGGCGCGCTCGTGGAGCGCTTCGACGAGCAGAACCTGGCCGCGGTGCCGAACCCGGAGTCGTTGGAGCTCAACGACATCGGCCGCATCTCGGTGCGCGTCGCCGAGCCGATCGCGGCCGACGACTACCGCGCCAACCGGCGCACCGGCAGCTTCCTGCTCATCGACCCCGCCGGCGGCAACACCCTCGCCGCGGGCCTCGTCGGTGACGTGCTGACCGCCGTCGAGGTCGGCGCACCAGCCTGA
- the cysD gene encoding sulfate adenylyltransferase subunit CysD encodes MTETISERALGITDFDTLAALESESIHIFREVAGEFERPVILFSGGKDSTVLLHLALKAFWPAPLPFALLHVDTGHNLPEVLEFRDKIVEKYGLRLHVAKVEDYLADGRLTERPDGIRNPLQTVPLLDGIAEHRFDAVFGGGRRDEERSRAKERIFSLRNAFGQWDPKRQRPELWNLYNGKHAPGEHVRVFPLSNWTELDIWRYIAREDIDLASIYYAHQRPVYQRDGMWMTPGVWGGPAEGEELRTLSVRYRTVGDGSSTGAILSDATDNEAILAEVAASRLTERGATRGDDRVSEAAMEDRKREGYF; translated from the coding sequence ATGACCGAAACCATCAGTGAACGAGCCTTGGGCATCACCGATTTCGACACCCTCGCAGCGTTGGAGTCCGAGTCGATCCATATCTTCCGTGAGGTGGCCGGGGAATTCGAGCGGCCGGTGATCCTGTTCTCCGGCGGCAAGGACTCCACGGTGCTGCTGCACCTGGCGCTCAAGGCCTTCTGGCCGGCGCCGCTGCCCTTCGCGCTGCTGCACGTGGACACCGGGCACAACCTGCCCGAGGTGCTGGAGTTCCGCGACAAGATCGTCGAGAAGTACGGCCTGCGCCTGCATGTCGCGAAGGTCGAGGACTACCTCGCCGACGGTCGCCTGACCGAACGCCCCGACGGTATCCGCAACCCGTTGCAGACCGTTCCGCTGCTGGACGGCATCGCCGAGCATCGCTTCGACGCGGTCTTCGGCGGTGGCCGCCGCGACGAGGAGCGTTCGCGCGCCAAGGAGCGAATCTTCTCGCTGCGCAACGCCTTCGGGCAGTGGGATCCGAAGCGGCAGCGCCCCGAGCTGTGGAACCTGTACAACGGCAAGCACGCTCCCGGTGAGCATGTGCGGGTGTTCCCGCTGTCGAACTGGACCGAGCTCGATATCTGGCGCTACATCGCCCGCGAGGACATCGACCTGGCCAGCATCTACTACGCGCACCAGCGCCCGGTCTACCAGCGCGACGGCATGTGGATGACGCCGGGCGTGTGGGGCGGTCCGGCCGAAGGTGAAGAGCTGCGGACCCTTTCGGTGCGCTACCGCACCGTCGGCGACGGCTCCTCCACCGGCGCGATTCTTTCTGACGCTACCGACAACGAGGCGATCCTCGCCGAGGTCGCGGCGTCCCGTTTGACCGAGCGTGGCGCTACCCGTGGTGACGACCGGGTGTCCGAGGCCGCCATGGAAGACCGTAAGAGAGAGGGCTACTTCTGA
- a CDS encoding phosphoadenylyl-sulfate reductase → MTTKLAEKLSEDELRSLAEQGAAELGPDASAVQLLEWTEKNFGGNYIVASNMQDGVLVHLAAEIRSGVDVLFLDTGYHFAETIGTRDAVEAVYGVNVVNVRPENTVAEQDQLLGKDLFARDAAECCRLRKVVPLQKSLSGYNAWVTGIRRVEAPTRANAPLISYDEAFGLVKINPIAPWSDDEMQDYINTHGILVNPLVEEGYPSIGCAPCTRKPEPGSDPRSGRWAGLAKTECGLHQS, encoded by the coding sequence GTGACAACGAAACTCGCGGAGAAGCTGTCCGAGGACGAGCTGCGGTCCCTCGCCGAGCAGGGTGCGGCCGAACTCGGTCCGGACGCCTCGGCGGTGCAGCTGCTGGAGTGGACCGAGAAGAACTTCGGCGGCAACTACATCGTCGCCTCGAACATGCAGGACGGCGTGCTGGTGCACCTGGCCGCGGAGATCCGCTCCGGCGTGGACGTGCTGTTCCTGGACACCGGCTATCACTTCGCCGAGACCATCGGCACCCGGGACGCGGTGGAAGCCGTGTACGGGGTGAACGTGGTCAACGTGCGCCCGGAAAACACTGTGGCCGAACAGGATCAGCTGCTGGGCAAGGATCTGTTCGCCCGCGATGCCGCGGAATGCTGCCGCCTCCGCAAGGTGGTGCCGCTGCAGAAGTCGTTGAGCGGCTACAACGCCTGGGTGACCGGCATCCGCCGCGTGGAGGCCCCGACCCGGGCCAACGCGCCGCTGATCTCCTACGACGAAGCTTTCGGCCTGGTGAAGATCAACCCGATCGCACCGTGGTCCGACGACGAGATGCAGGACTACATCAACACCCACGGCATCCTCGTCAATCCTCTGGTGGAAGAGGGATATCCGTCCATCGGCTGCGCTCCGTGCACACGGAAGCCGGAGCCGGGATCCGATCCGCGAAGCGGCCGCTGGGCCGGCCTCGCCAAGACCGAATGCGGGTTGCATCAGTCATGA
- a CDS encoding nitrite/sulfite reductase codes for MTSTTDAGPSDQPKPAARRERTGKPVRRKSEGQWALGYREPLNANEQSKKDDNPLNVRARIENIYSKQGFESIDKADLRGRMRWWGLYTQREQGYDGTFTGDENIDILEAPYFMMRVRCDAGALNVNQLRTLGQISTEFGRDTADLSDRENVQYHWIEIENVPEIWRRLEEVGLHTTEACGDCPRVVLGSPLAGESFDEVLDPTPAIDEIVRRFIGDKQYSNLPRKFKTAISGQQDVVHEINDVAFVGVEHPEHGPGLDVWVGGGLSTNPMLAQRLGAWVPLDEVPDVWEAVVALYRDYGYRRLRTKARIKFLVKDWGIEKFREVLETEYLKRKLIDGPAPEKPSRPIDHIGVQKLRNGLNAVGFSPIAGRVSGTILQQVADAVEKIGSDRIRFTPYQKLIVLDVADDKVEELIDALQPLGLQARPSHWRRNLLACSGIEFCKLSFVETRKRSQVLAPELEQRLADINADLDVPITVNINGCPNSCGRSQIADIGFKGQLVDDGDGNQVEGFQVHLGGSLGLDSAFGRKLRQHKVTSEELGDYIERVVRNFLKHREDGERFAQWAVRADEADLR; via the coding sequence CGCGAGCCGCTGAACGCCAACGAGCAGTCCAAGAAGGACGACAACCCGCTCAACGTGCGCGCGCGCATCGAGAACATCTACTCGAAGCAGGGTTTCGAGTCGATCGACAAGGCCGATCTGCGGGGCCGCATGCGCTGGTGGGGTCTCTACACCCAGCGTGAGCAGGGCTACGACGGCACCTTCACCGGCGACGAGAACATCGACATTCTCGAGGCCCCGTACTTCATGATGCGGGTGCGCTGCGACGCCGGCGCGCTGAACGTGAACCAGCTGCGGACCCTCGGCCAGATCTCCACCGAGTTCGGCCGCGACACCGCCGACCTGTCCGACCGCGAGAACGTCCAGTACCACTGGATCGAGATCGAGAACGTGCCGGAGATCTGGCGGCGCCTCGAAGAGGTCGGCCTGCACACCACCGAGGCGTGCGGCGACTGCCCGCGCGTGGTGCTCGGCTCGCCGCTCGCCGGTGAGTCGTTCGACGAGGTGCTGGATCCGACGCCCGCGATCGACGAGATCGTCCGGCGCTTCATCGGCGACAAGCAGTACTCGAACCTGCCGCGCAAGTTCAAGACCGCCATCTCCGGTCAGCAGGACGTGGTGCACGAGATCAACGACGTCGCCTTCGTCGGCGTCGAGCACCCGGAGCACGGTCCCGGCCTCGACGTCTGGGTCGGTGGCGGGCTGTCCACCAACCCGATGCTGGCGCAGCGGCTGGGCGCCTGGGTTCCGCTGGACGAGGTGCCCGATGTCTGGGAGGCCGTCGTCGCGCTCTACCGCGACTACGGCTACCGGCGGCTGCGCACCAAGGCGCGGATCAAGTTCCTGGTCAAGGACTGGGGCATCGAGAAGTTCCGCGAGGTGCTCGAAACCGAGTACCTGAAGCGCAAGCTGATCGACGGTCCCGCGCCCGAAAAGCCTTCGCGGCCTATCGATCACATCGGTGTGCAGAAGCTGCGCAACGGGCTCAACGCCGTCGGCTTCTCCCCCATCGCCGGTCGCGTCTCGGGCACCATCCTGCAGCAGGTGGCCGACGCGGTGGAAAAGATCGGCTCGGACCGGATCCGGTTCACCCCGTACCAGAAGCTCATCGTGCTCGACGTCGCCGACGACAAGGTCGAAGAGCTGATCGACGCGCTGCAGCCGCTGGGCTTGCAGGCGCGCCCGTCGCACTGGCGGCGAAACCTGCTGGCGTGCAGCGGTATCGAGTTCTGCAAGCTGTCGTTCGTGGAGACGCGCAAGCGTTCCCAGGTGCTCGCCCCCGAGCTGGAGCAGCGGCTGGCCGACATCAACGCCGACCTGGACGTGCCGATCACCGTCAACATCAACGGCTGCCCGAACTCCTGCGGCCGGTCCCAGATCGCCGACATCGGCTTCAAGGGCCAGCTGGTGGACGACGGCGACGGGAATCAGGTGGAGGGCTTCCAGGTTCACCTCGGTGGCAGCCTCGGCCTCGACAGTGCCTTCGGCCGCAAACTGCGCCAGCACAAGGTGACCAGCGAGGAGCTCGGTGACTACATCGAGCGGGTGGTGCGCAACTTCCTCAAGCACCGCGAAGACGGGGAACGGTTCGCCCAGTGGGCGGTTCGTGCCGACGAAGCAGACCTTCGGTAG